One region of Camelina sativa cultivar DH55 chromosome 6, Cs, whole genome shotgun sequence genomic DNA includes:
- the LOC104792706 gene encoding probable E3 ubiquitin-protein ligase BAH1-like: MKFGETFTEYLRGEEEWFLEKCRHVEYKKLKKVLKKCKTTCNSTRSNDEHIISSATSLSDSCQCQSCPWCDEMFFEELMKEASDIAGCFRSRVRHLLHLHVASGMQRYMMSLRRCFTDERQALLQEGQILIQYITMNAIAIRKILKKYDKVHSSVDGKKFKLKMRAERIELLHSPWLIELGAFYLNCGLDKVGNFKNSTFGRVSCDYLNDDQPMMQLMLPNSIELEFDLTCAICLETVFNPYALKCGHIFCKACACSAASVMIFQGIKAAPNNSKCPICREVGVYAEAVHMIELHLLLKIRNKEYWKERMISERSEMVKQSKMFWNEQTKYMIGY, from the exons ATGAAGTTTGGAGAGACGTTTACGGAATATCTACGTGGAGAAGAGGAGTGGTTCTTGGAAAAATGTCGTCATGTAGAATATAAGAAACTCAAGAAAGTGTTGAAGAAATGCAAGACGACATGTAACTCCACACGATCTAATGATGAACACATCATCTCATCGGCTACTTCTCTGTCTGATTCATGCCAATGCCAATCTTGCCCTT GGTGTGATGAGATGTTCTTTGAGGAACTGATGAAGGAAGCTTCTGACATAGCGGGATGCTTCAGGTCAAGAGTGAGgcatcttctccatcttcatgtAGCCAGTGGGATGCAGAGATACATGATGAGTCTACGCAGATGCTTCACGGACGAAAGACAAGCTTTACTCCAAGAGGGTCAAATCTTGATTCAGTACATCACCATGAATGCGATCGCCATCCGTAAAATCCTCAAGAAATATGACAAG GTGCATAGCTCAGTGGATGGGAAGAAGTTCAAGTTGAAAATGCGAGCGGAGCGCATAGAGCTTTTGCACTCACCTTGGCTTATAGAACTTGGAGCCTTTTATCTCAATTGTGGGCTTGATAAAGTTGGAAACTTCAAGAACTCAACGTTTGGTCGTGTCTCTTGTGATTATCTCAACGACGATCAACCTATGATGCAACTCATGCTGCCTAATTCAATAGAGCTCGAGTTTGATCTAACTTGCGCAATCTGCCTC GAAACGGTATTCAATCCCTATGCTTTAAAGTGCGGTCACATATTTTGTAAAGCATGTGCGTGCTCGGCTGCTTCTGTAATGATTTTCCAAGGCATCAAAGCAGCACCAAATAATTCCAAATGTCCCATCTGTAGAGAG GTGGGAGTTTACGCGGAAGCGGTTCACATGATCGAGCTGCATCTTCTCTTAAAGATACG aaacaAAGAGTATTGGAAGGAGAGGATGATTAGTGAACGGTCTGAGATGGTGAAGCAGTCGAAGATGTTTTGGAACGAACAGACGAAGTATATGATCGGTTACTAA